GGATACGATGATGTCCCAAATGAACTCCACCAGTAATTATTTGACACAGCAGCTGGCAGGCTTGAATCAGCAGCAAACACAAAGCTAATAAAAACAAAACCATACAGTTGGCTTAGCGTTTAAAAGAAGCCAAGTTTCACTAACTTGGCTTTTTTTATGTCTGATAGGGAGGGCGGATGCAGACTCTGAGTGCAACACACTCATTGGATGGTTGATGGGCTTTCATGGTACTTGGCCATCAGCTCGCTCATCACTTCTATCGGACATTTAAATCCAAAGCGTTTTCGAGGTCGCATATTCAGCTCAAAGGCAATGGCGTCCAGCTCTTCCTGGCTATGTACTGAAAGGTCCGTTCCTTTCGGTAAATATTGACGGATAAGGCCATTGATATTCTCATTGGCCCCACGTTGCCAGGGGCTATGGGGATCGCAAAAGTAAATCGCAACGCCGGTTTCTTGAGTGATTTTTGCATGTTGTGCCATTTCACGCCCCTGATCATAGGTCATGCTTTTTCGAGCGGTGGTCGGCATTCGATTCAGAGCAGCACTAAAGCCTGCTACGGCGGAGGTGGCGGTGGCGTCGTCCATTTTTGCGAGGATCAGATAGCCACTACTAAGCTCTACCAAGGTGCCTACCGCGGACGCGTTATTCTTACCTTTGATCAGATCGCCTTCCCAGTGGCCGGGCATTTCACGCTTACTGACCTCGGGCGGACGTAAGTGAATGCTGACCATGTCAGGGATCTGGCCACGTCGATCCACTTCGCCACGGCGAGGCTTGCGTGTGGTTTTACCTTGTCGCAAGCAGTGAATCAGTTCCTTGCGAAGGTGGCCAACAGGCAAGGCATAAATGGCCGTGTAGATGGTCTCTCGGCAGACGTAGGCATCGCGCAAATCAGGTAGTTTCATCGTCTTGAGCTTGCCGCTAATTTGTTCGGGAGACAAGCGTCGCCGCAACATATGCACGATGAGATCAAACCGCTCGGTGCCTGGCAAAAGCTTACGCGCAGGACGACAGACCTCTCGACGCTTTTCTCGCTGACGTTGGGCGTACCGGGCGCAGTAACCGTTCTGGGCCATTTGGTTACGGCGTATTTCACGAGAGATGGTTGAAGGAGCTCGCCCCAGGAGCTGGGCAATATGCCGAAGGCTCATCCCTTGGGCTTGACCCACTTGGATGCTGGCACGTTCTTCAATACTGAGTTCGAGGTAAGACATGGGACAACACCTTAGCGAAATGCTCAGGTGTTGCACTCAGTTTCTGCGGCCAAGGAGAATAAGCGCTAAAGTTGCTGCCTTTTTTGCCGATATGCTCAATACAAGCATCATTAACTAAATATACAAGGAACTGAGCCAATGGCTACGATCACCTCTCTTGGCGTTGGATCAGGGCTGGATCTTACTGGCCTATTGGAACAGCTACGCGGCGCAGAGCGCCAAAAGTTGGTACCAATCACTCAGCAAAAAACGCAGCAAGAAGCAAAGATATCCGGGTACGGTCAGTTGAAAAGTGCGATGTCTCAGTTTCAGACCTCGGTCAACAAGCTGAACGATCCCAAGCTTTATCAAAGTTTGTCTACCGAAATACGTGGCGGCACCGCTATAAAGGCAACAGCTAGTAGTGAGGCAACTGCAGGGCGTTATGATGTGGAGGTAACACAGCTTGCCCGTGCAGGTAGCTTAGCCACTAATAGCATTCAAGGGGATGATGCGCTTACTCAGGGCCTAACAGAGGCCGGTGCAAGCCTGACATTAACCTTCGGAAAAGATGCTGATAATAATGACATTACGCGAACTATCGCGCTGACGGAAGGTAGTTCTCTCGAAGATATCCGCGACCAGATTAACGATTTTGATTTTGAAGAGGGTCCAAAAGTTAATGCTTCTATCGTCAACGATGGTAGCGGGTATCGGCTGGCGCTTAACTCCGCGAAGACCGGAGAAGAAGGGTCTATCAATGGTATGGCCTTCTCGGGGCTGGCGGGTGGAGTCGTACTTGCCTCTGATGCGAACACAGCTTACGAAGGTCGTAACGCCAATTTGAAAGTAAACGGGATTGCAATTACCAGTGAAACTAATAGCGTCCAAGGTGCCATCGCTGGTGTGACACTAAATGTAGAAAAGGTGACCGAAGCGGATAGCCCGAATACCGTAGTCGTCGCGCGAAACACGTTGGCTGTGCGTGAAGCCGTCGAAGGCTTTGTAAAAGGTTATAATGATCTGAAAGCCAAAATCGGTGAGCTAACGGCTTTCAATGGCGGTGGCGATGCAGCAGGCGATTTGATTGGTGATCGTGCAGTGCGTTCTATTGAATCCCAGTTGCGCTCTGCGCTGGTAGGTAATGTGCCCGGCGGTGATATCTCTCGCCTATCCGACATCGGTATTGAGCTTAAAAAAGATGGCACCCTTGAGCTTGATTCAACCAAAATGAGTGATGCTGTGGCGAACAATCAAGATGCCGTGGCGGCATTTTTTGCCAGCGACAGTGATGACGCTGGTATGGGGGGGCAGGTAAGTGCGGTATTGGATAGGGTGCTAAGCGAAAATGGCGCATTGGGCAGTGCCCAGCGTAGTGCGGAGGGGCGAGTGGAGTCGTTGGATAGCCGCTTTGAGCGAATGGAAACGTCTATTGAGCGCACGGTTGAGCGCTATCGTAAGCAGTTTACTCAGTTAGATATGATGATGTCGCAAATGAACTCCACCAGCGGCTATTTGTTCCAGCAGCTGGATATGATGAATTCGCAAATGGCAAATCGTAGATAGCGTCTTTCGAGTTCAGTTTTCTTTTAGCCCCAGCCCGAAAGGTTGGGGTTTTTTAATGGCGCCGAAGTGGCCAGTATGAATGAAATTAGCGACAGGCTGTGCTATTGAAAGGGGCAAGTAGTGGCAGACGTTAGTGGTTGATACTTTTTTACAAAAAAGAGCGTAAAAAATTCAAGTATTTCCCCTAGCTGCCGTTAATTAATATAACGGCAGTAAGCCGTAAGGCAGGCCGATCAGGCCAGTAACTATATGTAGGAGAAGCACATGTCTGTTATCAATACCAACATCACCGCGTTGATTGGCCAAAACAACCTGAAAGGCGCACAAAGCTCGCTACAGCAAGCACAAGAGCGCCTTTCTTCAGGTCTGCGTATCAACAGTGCTGCTGACGATGCCGCTGGCCAGGCTATTGCTAACCGCATGACCAGCACAGTGACTGGTCTGAACCAAGCATCACGTAATGCTAACGACGGTATTTCGCTGGCACAGACAGCTGAAGGCGCGCTGGATCAAGTTAACGACAACTTGCAGCGTATTCGTGAGTTGACGGTTCAGGCGCAGAATGACACCAACACTGCCCAAGACATCGACTCTATCCAGGAAGAAGTTAACGAGCGTCTAGCTGAAATTGATCGTGTTACTGAACAAACTCAGTTTAACGGGCGCGATTTGTTTGATGCATCTGCCTCAGGTACTAGCTTTTCTATTCAAGTTGGCGCTAAAGACGGCGAAACTATTTCAATTAGCATTGGCGGAGCGAGTGGTGCCGGCGATTCTACTGCTGCTGGTGGCTGGAACATGCTCTCCGCGTTGGCCGCAGGCACGCAGGGTAATCTCGCAACTGGCGATACCCGCGGCGTTAGCGCTGCTGGTTTTGATGTTCTGCAAGCCAATTCTTTGGCGATTCTGGACGAGCGCTTATCAACTGTTGATAAAGAACGTAGCAATTTGGGTGCCATGCAGAACCGCTTTGAAACTGCGCTAGACAACATCCAGACGACTTCTACGAACTTACAGGCAGCTCGTTCACGTATTGAAGATGCTGACTACGCGGTTGAGGTTTCCAACCTGACTCGCGCGCAGATTCTCGAACAGGCAGGTACCTCTATCCTTGCCCAGGCGAACCAGAGCCCGCAGAGCGTTCTTTCTCTGCTCCAGTAAGCCAAATTTAGGTTAATGTCATAACGCCCGATAATTAATATTTACGTCGATTATCCGGTAAGCCAATGTTCCGGCATCAGTGCCCACTGATGCCGGAATTTTTATTGGACAATCAAGTTGTTGGGGATGCTGTCGTCTGATCTAAAAGGCCGCAATTAATCTATAAATTTAGGTTTCCTGCAGCTGATATACATGTCGAGGGTAGGTTTACTCCTTGGATACACATAGTTCACAGAAGGGAGATGAGGGTTGGTCTATGTTCGGTCTGTCATGCAAGGAAATGAGATCTAGGTTGAAAATTAAGGCTGGTACATTATTTCTACAAATAAAGAGCGTAAAAATTTAAGTATCTCCTCAGTCTGCCGTTAATTAATACAACGGCAGCAAGCCGTAAGGCAGGCCGATTAGGCCAGTAATCATATGTAGGAGAAGCACATGTCTGTTATTAATACCAACATTACAGCGTTGATTGGCCAAAACAACTTGAAGGGTGCGCAAAGCTCGCTACAGCAAGCACAAGAGCGTCTTTCTTCAGGCCTGCGTATCAACAGCGCTGCTGACGATGCCGCTGGCCAGGCCATTGCCAATCGGATGACCAGCACTGTAACTGGCCTGAACCAAGCTGCTCGTAACTCTAACGACGGTATTTCACTGGCGCAAACCGCTGAAGGTTCACTGGACCAAATCAACGATAACTTACAGCGTATTCGTGAGCTGACCGTTCAAGCACAAAATGATACCAACACCGCGCAGGACATCGACTCCATTCAGGAGGAGGTCAACGAGCGCCTAGCTGAAATTGATCGGGTAACCGAGCAGACTCAGTTTAACGGACGAAATTTGTTTGATGCGGATGCAGATACTACATTCAGTATTCAGGTGGGCGCTAAAGACGGCGAAACTATTTCCATTACGATCGGCAGTGCTGAAGCAGATGGTAGCATTGCGACGGGCGGTGGTTGGAATATGCAAGCGACTGCTGGCGGTGGTTTTGTTGCGGCAGGAACACTTGCAAGCGTTGGTGGCGTAGCACGTTCGGTTGATGCGAATGGTTTTGACGTGATGTCCACCGATGCCGGTGGAGATAGCGACGCGCTGGCAATTTTGGATGCACGTTTGTCAGAAGTTGATAAGCAGCGTAGTAACTTAGGTGCCGTGCAGAACCGTTTTGAAACCGCCCTTGATAATATTCAGACGACTTCTACGAACTTGCAGGCTGCCCGTTCGCGGATCGAGGATGCTGACTATGCCGTTGAAGTCTCCAACCTGACTCGCGCGCAGATTCTTGAACAGGCGGGTACCTCTATCCTGGCCCAGGCGAACCAGAGCCCTCAGAGCGTTCTTTCTTTGCTTCAGTAAGTCAGTTTTAAACCTAAAGAACCCGAGCTTAGGCTCGGGTTTTTATCGTTTGTAGAAAGCATGAAGTGAGTATAGTAGTACGCAACTACTCATAAATTTCGTTCGGGCAAAGCGCACCATGGCTAAGAAAAAAACACGTCAGAAAAAAACTATTTCTCCTCAGTCAATAAAAAACAACAGCCTTGATTTAGGTGTGCCTAAAAAAGAGGTGGGTGCTTTTATGGCGCTCTATAACGCCAAGCAGCTGTCACAAGCTCAACAGGCGGCACAGCGAATGACTGAGAACTACCCTGATAGTGCATTTGCATGGAAAGCGCTCGGTACGACGTTGTTAGAGGCAGGTGATTTTTCGGCCGCTTTGGCTCCTCTATTGAGATCCTACGAGTTTAATGCTGAGGACGCATTAATGCTCACTAGCCTGGCAGCTGTCTACTACCGACAAGGAGAAGCACAGCAAGCAATTAAGCATCAAATGGAAGCCGTAGCACTTCAACCCCAATACGCTCCTGCGCAGTACCGGCTGGCAGAAATGCTACAGAGTTCTGGGCAGCATGCTGCAGCGCTTGAATATGCCCAAAAATCTCTGGAGCTAGGTTATGATGAATTAAAAGCACGCTTACTTATAGGTTCTTTGCAGTACCAGACCAAGTACTTTAGTAGAGCCCTTGAAAATTATCTGCTGTTGGAAAATGAATTTCCCGGAAATCATTCTGTTTATAATAATTTAGGTAATTTATACAAAGATATGGGGGAGTACAAAAGAGCCGAAAGCTACTATCAGAAAGCTTTGGCTAAAAGGCCTGATTTTGTAATGGCTTATTCAAATATTTTCTTTTCTAAACACTATGATCCATCTGTTACTCAAGAAGAAATAATCGATTTTGCGAAAGGTTGGGATGAAAGATTTTCTTTATTTAAGCTTAGTTCTCCTGAGAATGTTAAGAAATTAGATAAGTCACTAAAAGTAGGCTTGATATCCTCCGGGTTTAGAACACACCCAGTTGGTCAAATGATTACTGCCGCCCTGGAGCGAAGTCGGTCTGATATAAATTTTTATGCTTACTCTACCAGTGATATTAATGATCAGTTTACAAAAAAAATTAGTAATGTTTGCAAGCAGTGGCGGCAAGTTCGTCATTTGAGCCAAAAGGCGATAGCTGAGCAAATTCGGAATGATGAAATAGATATCCTTATTGACCTTTCGGGGCATGGTGATGGTAGCTGCTTGCAAGCTATCTCCATGCGGCCAGCACCTTTATGCATTAAGTGGGTAGGTGGGCTGGTAAATACGATGGGTCTAGAGTCTATTGACTATCTACTGTCAGATAGTATCGAAACGCCCGAAGGTGTCGACGATCAATACACAGAGAAATTGATTCGATTGCCGGATGACTATATTTGTTACTCTCCCTGTGAGTATGCACCGAACACAACGTCACTACCTGCACTTAAAAATCGCTATATTACGTTGGGCTGTTTAAATAATGCTGCAAAAATTAGTGCACAGCTTCTCGGAGAGTGGGCTATTTTAATGCACCAACTGCCGAAAAGCCGCCTACTTTTGCGAGGACCTTTGTACGAGAGCCAAGACTATTGCCAGCGTATATGGAATGAAATGGCCCAGCACGGCATAGAGCAGGAGCGCATTTTATTAGAAGGTCCTATCAATCATAAGGACTTTATAGGCACCTACCAGCGTATCGATATTGCGTTAGATACTTGGCCCTATTCTGGTGGTTTAACTACCTGTGAAGCTTTATTAATGGGGGTGCCTGTTGTTACCCTGCCGGGGCCAACTTTTGCCGGTCGCCACAGTGCCACTCACTTAATTAATGCAGGTTTGCAGGAGTTGGTCGCCAATAGCTGGGGTGAGTACCGCCAGCGTGTGATAGAGCTTGCAAATGATTTACCTAACCTTGCGGTTATTCGTGCGGGGCTGCGCACCATTTTGCATTACTCTCCTGTGTGTGATGCACCAAGGTTTGCGAATCATTTTAATAACGCCTTACGCGCTATTTGGGTACGCTATTGCGAAGGTAAAGCGCCCGAAGCGCTAACTTTCAACAAAGAAGGTGAAATGTGGTTTGCTGATGAAGACGCGTTAGTAGAGTTGCCCGAGTGCTCAGGTGAAGAAATATCTGACGTTGATTTTTTTGAATGGCAAATTGATAAACCTATCACCATCATAGATAACGCTGCTGTCCTACCTCGAAACCCTGATTATGCAAAGTGGATGTCGAGCGGACACCTAGCGATTATTAGTTTTGACCCAGCTAGTTTGCTTACTAAAAAAGTGGAAAAGCTTAAAGAATACGGAGAGTTTCATCATTATCCTCACGCCTTATTAGGTGATGGCCAACCTACTACTCTTTACGCCACTTTAGATGCAGAAAAAGGGAGTACGCTGAAGCCTCTAAAAGAAGCTCAACAACTGAAACACTTGCGTGAAAAGCTTAAAGTGTTAGCTGAACTGCCGATTACTACAGTAGCACTAGATAGCATCGAAGGCTTACCCAGCGTAGATATGCTGGTGTTAGATGACCTGCATGATGCTATGAAAGTGCTAGAAAATGGCGAGAGATCGCTAAAAAATACGCTATTAATTCAGGTTAGAGTGGCTTTTCAGCCAAGCTATGAGCACCAGCCGAATTTAGCTGAATTACAGCACTGGATGGCTCGCCATGGTTTTCGTTTTTACTGTTTCAATAACGAGGAATACCAAAGTCATTTCTCGGAAAGCGTGCCAGTGAACCGGCTTCAAGCCACAGAGCTAGTCAATGTTAATGCAATTTTTCTGCCCACCTATAAGCGGGTGGTTGAGTTGAGTGAGAGTCAATGCACTAAACTCGCATATTTGTTGCATTCAATGTACGACATTAAAGACATGACATATGCGTTATTGAAGGCAGTGGATAGTGAAAAGGCAAATAAATATTTAGATAAAGAAGTTTTGAATGAAAAAAAATTGAGAGTACCGTTAAAGCGAGAAGTGATTCACTCTACTTGTCAGCTTGAGAGCAACCAGCGTGAATTTACCTTGTGTGTTGGTGTGCCTGTTTATAATGAAGAGAAATATATTCTAGAAACTATTAGGTCATTGAAAGATCAAGATTTCAAAGATGTTAAGTTCCTGATTTCTGATAACTGCTCAACGGATAGAACGCTGGATATTATTTGCGAAGAAACGGCAGGTGATGAGCGTTTTGAAGTATTTAAACAGCCTGCAAATATCGGCGCGTCGAAAAATTTTGAATTTGTTTTTAAGAATAGTAGATCAAAATATTTTATGTGGTTAGGGGCTCATGATGTTTTGTCAAAATCTTATTTATCACTTGCTGTTGATGAAATAAAGAAACATTCTGACACTTCGATGGTAATGGGGACGCCGGTGGCCATTGATGAAGAATCTAATGTGAAAGGCTTTTTGGAGAACGCTATTTATGACTTTTCACATGATAAAAAAGAAGCGCGTTATCTGAAATCGGTTGCAGAGCTTTCAAACTGTACCGTGTTACACTCGGTCTTCCTTCGAAAAGCTCTAGATAAATTTGAATTCAGAGCTACTATTTCTGCTGATCATGTTTTGATAAGTCATCTATTGTGGTTTGGGGTGCTAAGAAATATAGATGGTGAAAGCTATTTTAGGCGATACTTTCATACAAGGACTGAGAGTCAAGAGGAAAGAATTGCTGGTAATAATGTTAGATTGGATAGGAATGGTTTTATTGAGTATTACCTCGATGATTTAAAAGAGCTTTTAGTTAGCTTAAGTTCTTCTAAGTCTGAAAGAATTATTAAAAAAACAAATGAAATTCTCAATGCTAGGTTTTTCTAGATAGGATAAGTTATATGAAATGCGTCATACTGGCGGGCGGTCTGGGTACTAGAATTTCTGAAGAAACTCACCTGAAGCCAAAGCCGATGATTGAGATCGGAGGTAAACCAATACTCTGGCATATAATGAAGCTTTACTCTTTTTATGGTGTAAATGACTTTATTATTTGTTGCGGTTACAAAGGCTATGTGATTAAAGAATATTTTGCTAACTACTTCTTGCATATGTCTGATGTGACTTTTGATATGTCAAGCAATTCGATGCAGGTACATGAAAAGCATGCAGAGCCATGGCGAGTTACATTGGTCGATACTGGGGAAGAAACTCTGACAGGTGGGCGTCTCAAGCGAGTCGCTAACTATGTCCGCGATGAGTCATCTTTCTGCTTTACCTACGGTGATGGAGTGGCCGATATAGATATCGGTGCTCAGCTTGCTTTTCATCAGCAGCATGGAAAGCTCGCTACTGTAACGGCAGTACAGCCTCCAGGTCGATATGGGGCACTGCTTCGTGACGGAACTGCCGTAAGTGGTTTCCAGGAAAAGCCACCTGGCGATGGCGCATGGATCAATGGTGGCTTTTTTGTCCTAAACCCGCAAGTTCTGGACTTTATTGATGGGGATCAAAGTTCATGGGAAGGCCGTCCATTGGAGAGCATCGCCAATAATGGACAGCTAGAAGCTTTTGAGCATCTTGGATTCTGGCAACCTATGGATACCCTGCGTGAAAAAAATCATCTAGAGCATCTTTGGGATTCAGGACAAGCCCCTTGGAAGTTATGGTCATGAATAAAGCTTCGCTATCGTTTTGGCAGGGTAAGCGAGTATTGGTGACCGGCCACACAGGTTTTAAGGGGTGTTGGTTGTCCCTGTGGTTACAGCGCTTGGGGGCGGAAGTAACAGGAGTTGCTTTGGCGCCCAATACACACCCCAGCTTGTTTATGCTTGCCAAGGTAGATAACAGCTTGAAGAGCTATGAGTGTGATATCCGCGATACATATAAAGTTTCGCGTACCATACACGAAGCTAAACCAGAAATAGTGTTTCACTTGGCTGCTCAATCTTTGGTGCGTGCCAGCTATCGAGATCCTTTGGCTACCTATGCTACTAATGTTCAAGGTACGGCCAATGTGTTGGAGAGCCTGCGAGGGTTGGAACACGCGCGTGTAGTTGTGGCGATTACAACCGATAAGGTATACCGAAATCTCGAACAGCCATATCCGTATCGCGAGACCGATCATCTTGGTGGGCATGATCCCTACAGTGCCAGTAAAGCAGCCGCTGAGTTGGTGGTTGCCAGTTACCGTGATGCTTTCTTGGCGGAGCAAGGGGTTGCTGTGGCGACTGCTCGAGCTGGTAACGTTATTGGCGGCGGAGACTGGGCTGAAGATCGCTTATTGCCTGACGCTGTGCGCGCCTGGAGTACTGAACAGTCTGTGTATATTCGACACCCGGGAGCAGTACGCCCTTGGCAACATGTGCTAGAACCTCTTTTTGCTTATCTGTGCTTGGCAGAACAGCTATATGAGAACCCCAAAAAAGCAGGAGCCTATAACTTTGGTCCTCGCCCTCATGATGCAGCCACAGTGGAAGATGTTATTACACAGGCGTGCAAATCATTCGGGAGTGGTGAGATTGAGTGGGGCGGTGGTCATGCAGGGCCACATGAAGCAAATTGGTTGGCGTTAGAGACTGCCAAGGCGCGGACTGTATTGGGCGTTGAGCCGCATTGGCAGTTGGTGCAATCTGTATCTCGCACAATGAATTGGTATCGACGTCAGCTTGCAGGGGAATCAGCTCAAGCGCTGTGTTTAGAAGATATCACAGCCTACGAGTCACTATAGGAAGCATAATAATGGGCCTACTGACCGTGAGCGATACCCCGTTAAATGGACTGATGCTTGTGCAAAGAGAGCAAGTTGGAGATCACCGTGGTTTTCTTCAGCGACTTTTTTGTGCTGATTTTTTAAAGCAAGCTGGTTGGCATACTCCTATTGCGCAAATCAATCATACTTTTACACGGCACAGAGGCACTGTGCGTGGTCTTCATTTTCAACATGCGCCTTATGCAGAAATGAAGCTGGTGACTTGTTTGAAAGGTGCGGTATGGGATTTGGCAGTAGATTTACGTCCCGGTACCCCTACGTTTCTCCACTGGTACGCGGAAGAGCTGAGCGCAGAGAATCAGCGATCTTTGCTGATACCTGAAGGGTTTGCACATGGTTTCCAAGCCTTAAGTGATGACGTTGAAATGCTCTATTGTCATTCTCAAAGCTACGAACCGACTATGGAAGGAGGATTGCACCCGCAAGACCCCAGCCTAGCGATTACTTGGCCACTCCCCATCAATACATTGTCGGATCGAGATGCTTCTCATAAGCTGATTGATAATAACTTTGCAGGAGTCGTGCTTTGAACTGTCGGCATTGTGCAACACCGTTAAGTCATACGTTTCTTGACTTAGGTTTTGCCCCCCCTTCTAACGCGTATCTTACGGCTGCTGAACTCGCTAAACCGGAAAAGCATTACCCGCTAAGAGTTAAAGTCTGCGATCAATGTTGGTTAGTGCAGACGGAGGATTATGCTCAGGCAAATGAACTCTTCAGCCCTGACTATGCTTACTTTTCGAGCACGTCTAGTGGCTGGTTGGCCCACGCTAAACATTATGTTGAACAGGTATCTAGTGAGCTGAGTCTTAATTCAGATAGCCTAGTTATTGAAGTGGCATCTAATGATGGGTATTTGCTTAAAAACTTTGTTGCCATGGGGATCCCATGCCTTGGTATTGAGCCAACCGACAGCACCGCGACGGCCGCGGAAGCGAAAGGGGTTCCTGTTCTACGTGAGTTCTTTGGCGAAGCGTTGGGTAAGCAACTAGCCCGCGAGGGTAAAAAAGCAGATCTAATTATCGGTAATAATGTTTACGCCCATGTGCCTAATATTAACGACTTTACCCGCGGGCTTAAGGCGGTACTTAAGCCAAGTGGCACGATTACTCTAGAATTTCCCCACCTGATGCGTTTGCTTGAGCACTTCCAGTTCGACACTATCTATCATGAGCACTACTCTTATTTATCGCTCTCCGCGGTAAGTCGTATCTTCCAGTCTGTAGGCCTGCGCATTTGGCAAGTGGAAGAGCTGAATACACATGGAGGAAGTTTGCGTATATTTTGCTGTCATGATGAGGATGATAGGGAAAATTATGAATCAGTTGCGGCAATGCTGCATGTGGAGTATAGCCGCGGCCTGCAACGATTGGGAACCTATCTCGACTTTCAGTCCCGCGCAAATAAAATAAAGGATGATCTGCTATATTTTCTTATTAAGCAAAAGCGTGCAGGAAAAAAAATTGCTGCCTATGGAGCTGCTGCTAAAGGCAATACCTTGCTTAACTACGCTGGAATAAAGCCAGATTTACTTCCATTTGTATGTGATGCAGCGCCTGCCAAACAGGGAAAATTTATGCCAGGAAGCCACATACCCATCTTTTCACCAGATCAGCTTGTGGGTAGCCAGCTAGACTATTTACTGGTCTTGCCCTGGAATATTTTAGAGGAAGTGCAGCAGCAAAATAGTGAGATCCAAGAAAGAGGAACGGCATTTGTTATTGCTGTTCCAGAACTTCGTATTTTTGAGTGAAAAAATGGAAAATATAATTAAGCCACAGATACCTGTTTTCAAGCCCCTGATTGAAGAGAGCGAAATCGCTGCAGCAGTTGAGTCGCTGGAGTTGGGTTGGCTTGGTATGGGTAGCTACGTAAAAGATTTTGAAGCTGAATTAACCCGGGTCTGTGATTTTGCCTCCGGCGAAGACCGCCATGTTGTTGCTGTGAGTACAGGGCATGCAGCACTTCATCTCTCGTTGTTGATGATAGGTGTGGGTTCTGGCGATGAGGTTATTACACCATCATTTAATAATGCTGCTGATTTTCAAGCAATTCGTGCTTGTGGAGCCGAGCCTGTTTTTGTTGATATAAAAGAAGAAACACTTTGCATTGATGTTGATAAGGTGGAGAGCCTGATAACAGATAAGACCAAATGTATTATCTGTATGGATTATGATATTTTTCTTTGCGATCATAATGCATTGCGAAAAATATCAAAAAAATACAACATACCAATTCTCCATGATGCTGCGCACTCTTTTGGCTCTTATTATAAGGGGCGACCAACTGGAAATCAGCATGAATACACTATGTTTAGTTTTGATCCTGTTAAGACAGTAACTTGTATTGATGGTGGGGCTGTTGTCGTTAAAGGGGCGGAAAATGTAAAGCGACTACAGGCAATGCGTTTGATTGGTATGACGCAGTCTGCGGAACAGATGTATACAAATTCAAGAGCATGGACATATGATATTGAAGGGCTAGGGTTTAGGTATCACATGGCTAACTTGCATGCTGCAATAGGCCTTTCCCAAATCTCAAAGCTTGATAAGATACGGAGTACTCGACAAATAGCATGTAAAAAATATTATGATGAACTCTCTTCAATTACGTGGTTAGAAGCCCCTAAGGGTGACTTTGAGGAAGTTAGTCCT
This genomic window from Halomonas sp. TD01 contains:
- the rfbF gene encoding glucose-1-phosphate cytidylyltransferase, which encodes MKCVILAGGLGTRISEETHLKPKPMIEIGGKPILWHIMKLYSFYGVNDFIICCGYKGYVIKEYFANYFLHMSDVTFDMSSNSMQVHEKHAEPWRVTLVDTGEETLTGGRLKRVANYVRDESSFCFTYGDGVADIDIGAQLAFHQQHGKLATVTAVQPPGRYGALLRDGTAVSGFQEKPPGDGAWINGGFFVLNPQVLDFIDGDQSSWEGRPLESIANNGQLEAFEHLGFWQPMDTLREKNHLEHLWDSGQAPWKLWS
- the rfbG gene encoding CDP-glucose 4,6-dehydratase, with product MNKASLSFWQGKRVLVTGHTGFKGCWLSLWLQRLGAEVTGVALAPNTHPSLFMLAKVDNSLKSYECDIRDTYKVSRTIHEAKPEIVFHLAAQSLVRASYRDPLATYATNVQGTANVLESLRGLEHARVVVAITTDKVYRNLEQPYPYRETDHLGGHDPYSASKAAAELVVASYRDAFLAEQGVAVATARAGNVIGGGDWAEDRLLPDAVRAWSTEQSVYIRHPGAVRPWQHVLEPLFAYLCLAEQLYENPKKAGAYNFGPRPHDAATVEDVITQACKSFGSGEIEWGGGHAGPHEANWLALETAKARTVLGVEPHWQLVQSVSRTMNWYRRQLAGESAQALCLEDITAYESL
- a CDS encoding O-linked N-acetylglucosamine transferase family protein, with protein sequence MAKKKTRQKKTISPQSIKNNSLDLGVPKKEVGAFMALYNAKQLSQAQQAAQRMTENYPDSAFAWKALGTTLLEAGDFSAALAPLLRSYEFNAEDALMLTSLAAVYYRQGEAQQAIKHQMEAVALQPQYAPAQYRLAEMLQSSGQHAAALEYAQKSLELGYDELKARLLIGSLQYQTKYFSRALENYLLLENEFPGNHSVYNNLGNLYKDMGEYKRAESYYQKALAKRPDFVMAYSNIFFSKHYDPSVTQEEIIDFAKGWDERFSLFKLSSPENVKKLDKSLKVGLISSGFRTHPVGQMITAALERSRSDINFYAYSTSDINDQFTKKISNVCKQWRQVRHLSQKAIAEQIRNDEIDILIDLSGHGDGSCLQAISMRPAPLCIKWVGGLVNTMGLESIDYLLSDSIETPEGVDDQYTEKLIRLPDDYICYSPCEYAPNTTSLPALKNRYITLGCLNNAAKISAQLLGEWAILMHQLPKSRLLLRGPLYESQDYCQRIWNEMAQHGIEQERILLEGPINHKDFIGTYQRIDIALDTWPYSGGLTTCEALLMGVPVVTLPGPTFAGRHSATHLINAGLQELVANSWGEYRQRVIELANDLPNLAVIRAGLRTILHYSPVCDAPRFANHFNNALRAIWVRYCEGKAPEALTFNKEGEMWFADEDALVELPECSGEEISDVDFFEWQIDKPITIIDNAAVLPRNPDYAKWMSSGHLAIISFDPASLLTKKVEKLKEYGEFHHYPHALLGDGQPTTLYATLDAEKGSTLKPLKEAQQLKHLREKLKVLAELPITTVALDSIEGLPSVDMLVLDDLHDAMKVLENGERSLKNTLLIQVRVAFQPSYEHQPNLAELQHWMARHGFRFYCFNNEEYQSHFSESVPVNRLQATELVNVNAIFLPTYKRVVELSESQCTKLAYLLHSMYDIKDMTYALLKAVDSEKANKYLDKEVLNEKKLRVPLKREVIHSTCQLESNQREFTLCVGVPVYNEEKYILETIRSLKDQDFKDVKFLISDNCSTDRTLDIICEETAGDERFEVFKQPANIGASKNFEFVFKNSRSKYFMWLGAHDVLSKSYLSLAVDEIKKHSDTSMVMGTPVAIDEESNVKGFLENAIYDFSHDKKEARYLKSVAELSNCTVLHSVFLRKALDKFEFRATISADHVLISHLLWFGVLRNIDGESYFRRYFHTRTESQEERIAGNNVRLDRNGFIEYYLDDLKELLVSLSSSKSERIIKKTNEILNARFF
- a CDS encoding dTDP-4-dehydrorhamnose 3,5-epimerase family protein, producing MGLLTVSDTPLNGLMLVQREQVGDHRGFLQRLFCADFLKQAGWHTPIAQINHTFTRHRGTVRGLHFQHAPYAEMKLVTCLKGAVWDLAVDLRPGTPTFLHWYAEELSAENQRSLLIPEGFAHGFQALSDDVEMLYCHSQSYEPTMEGGLHPQDPSLAITWPLPINTLSDRDASHKLIDNNFAGVVL